Proteins from one Hydrogenivirga caldilitoris genomic window:
- the purF gene encoding amidophosphoribosyltransferase — protein MCGIAGVFNSPYASQYAFLQIYSLQHRGQESVGISSWDGEDIRTVKKSGRVLEAIKQEDLNFLKGNNAIAHVRYSTAGDSGAANAQPIVKETVVGKIAVVHNGNIVNYVSLRRELESKGVGFDYSSDTELFLNLFNLGEFLIPEGVNVHPRDVDFIPRLMYVLSRVEGAYSFLMLYKDKLIAGRDPYGFRPLSIGRKGKTLLFASESCAFETVEAEFWREVKPGEIVIIDEAGIRSYFPFKQERRAYCIFEFVYFSRPDSFIFGDWAYNVRKELGRQLAREDDVEADVVIPVPDSGVVPALGYAQERALPLEMGLIRNHYVGRSFIEPTQELRNLRVLMKLSPNRAVLEGKRIVVIDDSLVRGTTSKRIVAMLRRAGAKEIHMRIASPPVIGPCYYGIDTPTREELIANQMDLEDIRKFIGVDSLRYLSLEGLRSCVANRNDFCDACFSNDYPIDVDKVAIERKRD, from the coding sequence GTGTGCGGTATAGCGGGAGTTTTTAATAGCCCTTACGCTTCTCAGTATGCCTTCTTACAGATATACTCTCTGCAACACCGTGGACAGGAGAGTGTAGGGATTAGCAGCTGGGATGGGGAAGACATAAGGACAGTGAAAAAATCCGGCAGGGTTCTTGAAGCTATAAAGCAGGAAGACCTGAACTTCCTCAAGGGTAACAACGCTATAGCCCATGTGAGATATTCAACGGCGGGGGATTCTGGAGCAGCAAACGCTCAACCCATAGTCAAGGAAACGGTTGTAGGAAAGATAGCTGTCGTTCACAACGGAAACATAGTTAATTACGTAAGTCTCCGTAGAGAGCTTGAGAGTAAAGGTGTGGGTTTTGATTACAGCTCAGACACGGAACTCTTCCTGAACTTATTCAACCTTGGAGAGTTCCTGATTCCCGAAGGAGTGAACGTCCACCCCAGGGATGTGGACTTTATACCAAGGCTTATGTACGTGCTGAGCAGGGTTGAGGGGGCTTACAGCTTTCTTATGCTGTACAAGGATAAGCTCATAGCCGGGAGGGACCCTTACGGTTTCAGACCCCTCAGCATAGGCAGGAAGGGTAAGACACTTCTATTTGCTTCAGAGAGCTGTGCTTTTGAAACCGTTGAAGCTGAATTTTGGAGAGAGGTTAAGCCTGGAGAGATAGTGATAATTGACGAAGCCGGGATAAGAAGCTATTTCCCCTTTAAACAGGAAAGAAGAGCTTACTGTATCTTTGAGTTTGTTTACTTCTCCAGGCCTGACAGCTTTATCTTTGGAGATTGGGCTTACAACGTTAGGAAAGAGCTTGGCAGACAGCTTGCGAGGGAGGATGATGTGGAGGCAGATGTGGTTATCCCTGTGCCTGACTCAGGTGTTGTTCCTGCCCTTGGGTACGCTCAGGAAAGGGCTTTGCCCCTTGAGATGGGACTTATAAGGAACCATTACGTTGGTAGGAGTTTTATAGAGCCCACTCAGGAGCTAAGGAATCTCCGTGTTCTTATGAAGCTCAGCCCGAACAGAGCCGTTCTGGAAGGGAAACGGATAGTTGTGATAGACGACTCTTTGGTTAGAGGGACCACCTCTAAAAGGATAGTAGCCATGCTCAGACGTGCGGGAGCTAAGGAGATACACATGAGGATAGCTTCCCCACCTGTAATAGGTCCCTGTTATTACGGCATAGATACTCCTACCAGAGAGGAGCTTATAGCAAACCAGATGGACCTTGAGGACATAAGAAAGTTCATAGGCGTTGACTCTTTGAGATATCTATCCCTTGAGGGACTCAGAAGCTGTGTTGCCAACAGAAACGATTTCTGCGACGCTTGTTTCAGCAATGACTATCCTATAGATGTTGACAAAGTAGCAATAGAGAGAAAAAGAGACTGA
- a CDS encoding NAD(P)/FAD-dependent oxidoreductase, with amino-acid sequence MRYDVIIIGGGASGLSCALTLASAKGRGWDWAENRRYLVLDTNRSDMNRALFKNVPGIPYGTTGKELLQNIKAQIKSFGDVDFLEEEAVKVEGNKGNFTVTTKGGKTFTSEFVVLASGFHRFDIECKGVEVLDNPKSPKPGRIMVKHDGDYRVKEGLYVAGLLAGGSSMFTIAAGIGVQVAINILSEWAGKPIVIHDVPEEG; translated from the coding sequence ATGAGATACGACGTTATCATAATTGGTGGAGGAGCTTCCGGTTTGTCATGCGCTTTAACTCTCGCCTCCGCAAAGGGAAGAGGTTGGGACTGGGCAGAGAACAGAAGATACCTTGTTCTGGATACGAATCGCTCAGATATGAACAGGGCGCTGTTTAAAAACGTTCCGGGTATACCTTACGGTACGACCGGGAAAGAACTGCTGCAGAATATAAAAGCTCAGATAAAATCCTTTGGAGATGTTGATTTCCTGGAAGAGGAAGCCGTTAAGGTAGAAGGGAACAAAGGTAACTTTACAGTAACCACTAAGGGTGGCAAGACCTTCACCTCTGAGTTTGTGGTACTGGCAAGCGGTTTTCACAGATTTGATATAGAGTGTAAAGGTGTTGAGGTTTTAGATAACCCCAAATCTCCCAAGCCTGGCAGGATTATGGTTAAACATGACGGGGACTACAGGGTGAAGGAAGGCTTATACGTTGCAGGTCTCCTCGCAGGAGGAAGCTCCATGTTTACAATTGCTGCCGGGATAGGGGTCCAGGTTGCCATAAATATACTCTCCGAGTGGGCTGGAAAACCCATAGTAATCCATGACGTTCCGGAGGAAGGTTGA
- a CDS encoding lysylphosphatidylglycerol synthase domain-containing protein — MIKRLALPLLISALFLFLFLYLIPFKEITTLISSIEGKELLGAFLLYTLSQITRSLRWKILLRELSLVEAYLINSANIFLNNLLPARTGELSWFYYAKRLGVELKSSLWSFFLGRLYDLLGLLLLFILSYAFNKSPVLIILSLLGLLGFSLLLPMVCVVIPSVGKLIEFKSFLKRELTPSLSLKLSLLSTLSFFLKALSLFILMSGYLSLDFFKFSFAFAGGELTTILPVHGFMGFGTYEAGFLLPLKVMGEEFKEGLKVGFAVHTFLLLASAFWGLISILLLHTLSRKYP; from the coding sequence TTGATAAAGAGATTAGCCCTCCCCCTGCTGATCTCAGCTCTTTTCCTGTTTCTATTTCTCTACCTTATCCCCTTTAAAGAGATAACAACTCTAATTTCAAGTATAGAGGGAAAAGAGCTTTTGGGTGCCTTTCTTCTGTACACGCTCAGTCAGATAACCAGGAGCCTGAGGTGGAAGATTCTTCTCAGGGAATTGAGCCTGGTAGAAGCTTACCTGATAAATTCCGCAAATATATTCCTGAACAACCTCCTGCCCGCTCGGACAGGAGAGCTGAGCTGGTTTTACTACGCAAAGAGGCTGGGTGTGGAATTGAAGAGTTCTCTCTGGAGCTTCTTCTTGGGAAGGCTGTATGACCTCTTAGGCTTGTTGTTACTATTTATTCTATCTTACGCTTTTAATAAAAGCCCTGTGCTCATTATCTTAAGCCTCCTGGGACTGCTCGGTTTTTCACTCCTCCTGCCTATGGTGTGTGTGGTTATACCTTCCGTTGGAAAGTTGATAGAGTTTAAAAGTTTCCTAAAGAGGGAGCTTACACCCTCCCTGTCCTTAAAGTTATCCCTTCTTTCCACGCTGAGCTTTTTTCTAAAGGCTCTTTCGCTTTTTATCTTAATGAGCGGGTATCTAAGCTTAGATTTCTTCAAATTCTCCTTCGCCTTTGCAGGTGGTGAACTCACAACAATACTACCCGTGCATGGTTTCATGGGTTTCGGAACTTACGAGGCGGGTTTTCTGTTGCCTCTGAAGGTCATGGGCGAGGAGTTTAAGGAAGGGTTGAAAGTTGGTTTCGCAGTTCACACCTTTCTGCTGCTGGCCTCCGCATTCTGGGGACTGATATCTATACTACTCCTGCATACTCTCTCTCGTAAATATCCCTGA
- a CDS encoding TIGR00730 family Rossman fold protein codes for MSKDSLRIIEELKLRQGDTWRVLKIMSEFVQGFDELANVGPAVTFFGSSRSKEEDRYYRLAYETAFNLGKLGYTIITGGGPGIMEAANRGAHDSGTLSVGLNIEIPREQHPNKYQNLSLKFDYFFVRKVMLIKYSLAYVIFPGGFGTFDELFEALTLIQTGKSYRFPIILFGSEFWKPLLNYMESVMVRFGTIDKDDIELMSLVDSPPEVTELLYKRSKEKYHFLEEYYGEETTFMEKLRRILKNHEVITHS; via the coding sequence ATGAGTAAAGATAGTCTGAGGATAATTGAAGAGCTTAAGTTAAGACAGGGTGACACATGGCGCGTCCTCAAGATAATGAGCGAGTTCGTTCAGGGCTTTGACGAGCTTGCAAACGTTGGTCCGGCGGTAACCTTCTTTGGTAGCTCACGGAGTAAGGAGGAGGATAGATACTACAGGCTCGCCTATGAAACAGCTTTTAACCTTGGGAAGCTTGGCTATACGATAATAACTGGAGGGGGACCAGGAATAATGGAAGCTGCCAACAGGGGAGCTCACGATAGTGGGACACTGTCGGTGGGACTGAACATAGAGATACCGAGAGAGCAACACCCTAACAAATATCAGAACCTGTCCCTGAAGTTTGATTACTTCTTTGTCAGGAAGGTCATGTTAATAAAGTATTCCTTAGCTTACGTGATATTCCCAGGTGGCTTTGGAACCTTTGACGAGCTATTTGAGGCTCTCACCTTAATACAGACAGGAAAAAGTTATAGGTTTCCTATAATTCTGTTTGGAAGCGAGTTTTGGAAACCCCTGTTAAACTACATGGAAAGCGTTATGGTAAGGTTCGGAACCATTGATAAAGATGATATAGAATTGATGAGTCTCGTAGATTCCCCTCCTGAAGTTACCGAACTCCTTTACAAAAGAAGCAAAGAGAAGTACCATTTCCTTGAAGAATACTACGGAGAAGAAACAACTTTTATGGAGAAGCTCAGAAGGATACTAAAGAACCATGAAGTTATTACACATAGCTGA
- a CDS encoding NADH-quinone oxidoreductase subunit N yields MNWNALLPEMVLSFGILLIFALELLLKERYYKSLTVIGFITVVLSAFSIFFVNYPASTLFNGFTVTGFNLIAKFFLLAVTGMVLISSYDFFIKKRSVYSELSYLYLIALLGFMVMLSSENLAIIFVGLELASITMYILVGLFRREYFSKEGAFKYLVIGTTGTSMFALGAGLVYGATGSPLLGFQSATDPIFALGVLFIMSSLALKVSAVPFHFWTPDAYEGAPTPTTSFLATVPKIAMYFLFVKLTVYMFSALPQWQFLIGTISVASMFYGNLMAYAQRSVKRLLAYSSIAHAGYFTLALTAVDKLLMTSLLFYVFVYAIATFGAFTVLSVLEKKEGWSHHFLDFKGVAKEHPLLASFLALFLFALIGIPPMAVFVGKLGIFMGLVKSQMFLLAILFVLASIISAGYYLKVIVYMFLHEKERDWGATSISAGESFALVVSGAAVMFFGIFPNTVLNLLLRLV; encoded by the coding sequence TTGAATTGGAATGCCCTTTTGCCAGAGATGGTTCTTTCCTTTGGAATACTGTTGATATTTGCTCTTGAACTTCTGCTTAAAGAGAGGTATTACAAGTCCCTAACCGTTATAGGTTTTATAACGGTTGTGCTTTCAGCCTTTTCCATTTTCTTTGTGAACTATCCCGCAAGCACCCTCTTCAATGGCTTTACTGTAACAGGCTTTAACCTTATAGCCAAATTTTTCCTGCTGGCAGTTACTGGTATGGTTCTTATATCTTCTTACGACTTCTTTATAAAGAAGAGGTCTGTTTATAGTGAGCTTTCCTATCTTTATCTGATAGCTTTACTGGGTTTTATGGTTATGCTTTCTTCTGAGAATCTTGCCATAATTTTTGTGGGTCTTGAGCTTGCTTCAATAACTATGTACATACTCGTTGGACTTTTCAGGAGGGAGTACTTCTCCAAGGAAGGAGCCTTTAAGTACCTTGTGATCGGTACTACAGGAACCTCAATGTTTGCTCTTGGTGCTGGACTCGTTTACGGAGCCACGGGGAGTCCCCTTCTCGGGTTTCAGAGTGCAACAGATCCGATATTTGCCCTCGGTGTCCTCTTCATAATGTCATCCCTGGCTCTTAAGGTTTCCGCAGTTCCCTTTCACTTCTGGACGCCTGATGCTTACGAAGGAGCCCCAACCCCAACAACCTCTTTCCTTGCCACAGTTCCAAAGATAGCTATGTATTTTCTGTTCGTTAAACTTACTGTTTATATGTTCTCTGCACTTCCCCAGTGGCAGTTCCTTATAGGTACGATATCGGTTGCTTCCATGTTTTACGGTAATTTAATGGCTTATGCCCAGCGGAGTGTAAAGAGACTCCTCGCTTATTCCTCCATAGCTCACGCTGGCTACTTCACCCTCGCTCTCACAGCCGTTGATAAACTTCTTATGACCTCACTCCTGTTTTACGTATTTGTGTATGCCATTGCTACCTTTGGAGCTTTTACCGTTCTCTCCGTTCTGGAAAAGAAGGAGGGCTGGAGCCATCACTTTTTGGACTTTAAGGGTGTCGCAAAGGAGCATCCTCTTCTGGCTTCCTTCCTTGCCCTATTTTTGTTTGCCCTTATAGGTATACCTCCAATGGCCGTATTTGTCGGTAAGTTGGGCATATTCATGGGTCTTGTGAAAAGCCAGATGTTTCTCCTGGCGATCCTGTTCGTGCTTGCGAGCATAATATCTGCCGGCTACTACCTGAAGGTCATCGTTTATATGTTCCTTCATGAAAAGGAAAGGGACTGGGGAGCCACATCTATATCCGCTGGGGAGTCTTTTGCCCTTGTAGTTTCTGGTGCAGCTGTTATGTTCTTCGGTATTTTCCCCAATACGGTCCTGAACCTGTTACTGAGACTGGTATAA
- the sbcD gene encoding exonuclease subunit SbcD, protein MKLLHIADLHAGKTLGKVSRNPDLEYALSQVVEYAKEDGTEVLLVAGDVFDKANPDNESKELIFDFFLRLKNIGTEVVVIAGNHDSYDFMKSIKGLTKLANVHIYDRPSKEHFLYSVGELKVACLPYPSERVITGADEDSKKSYAELVGKFIRFLAESVKDARFKVLLAHLFIAGSTYTKTEREATITHHYAVQPASLSDIFDYVALGHVHKHQRIEKAPTYAYYTGSLYQLDFSEAGDKKFFNRILFEDVQPRIEVVELSLKNPLSVFNIEQSKIMGELDKMKATPGYLKIVIKVEDKTKMPPLIEKLREELGEKLIKIEQIEDSDKGKPGSPHPGTLDPLKLYREYYQSAYGKELPEEIEKKFLELLREAEGSI, encoded by the coding sequence ATGAAGTTATTACACATAGCTGACCTTCATGCAGGGAAAACGCTGGGGAAAGTTAGCAGAAACCCAGACCTTGAGTATGCACTTTCTCAGGTGGTTGAGTACGCGAAGGAGGACGGAACAGAAGTCCTCCTGGTGGCGGGAGATGTTTTTGACAAAGCTAACCCCGATAACGAGTCAAAGGAGCTTATATTTGATTTCTTCCTCAGGCTCAAGAATATAGGAACGGAAGTGGTTGTGATAGCCGGTAACCACGACAGCTATGACTTTATGAAGAGCATAAAGGGGCTCACCAAGCTTGCGAACGTCCACATATACGATAGACCGAGCAAAGAGCACTTCCTTTACTCCGTTGGAGAGCTGAAGGTTGCCTGTCTCCCCTATCCCTCCGAGAGGGTTATCACCGGAGCGGACGAGGATTCAAAGAAGAGTTACGCTGAACTGGTTGGGAAGTTCATAAGGTTCCTGGCAGAGTCCGTTAAAGATGCAAGGTTTAAAGTCCTGTTAGCTCATCTATTTATAGCCGGTTCTACTTACACAAAGACGGAAAGGGAAGCTACGATAACCCATCACTACGCAGTACAGCCGGCGAGCTTAAGTGATATTTTTGATTACGTTGCCCTTGGACATGTTCACAAACATCAGAGGATTGAAAAAGCTCCAACTTACGCTTACTATACGGGTTCTCTGTATCAGCTGGACTTCTCAGAGGCGGGAGACAAGAAGTTTTTCAACAGAATCCTCTTTGAAGATGTACAGCCCAGGATAGAGGTGGTTGAGCTCTCCCTGAAAAACCCCTTGAGCGTTTTCAATATAGAGCAGAGCAAGATTATGGGTGAGCTTGATAAGATGAAAGCTACACCCGGCTACCTAAAGATTGTGATAAAGGTTGAGGATAAGACAAAGATGCCACCTCTAATAGAGAAGCTTAGAGAAGAGCTTGGAGAGAAGCTTATAAAGATAGAACAGATAGAGGATTCCGATAAGGGCAAACCAGGTTCACCACACCCCGGTACCCTTGATCCGTTAAAGCTATACAGGGAGTACTACCAATCAGCTTACGGGAAAGAACTCCCCGAAGAGATAGAGAAAAAGTTTCTGGAGCTACTCAGGGAAGCGGAAGGGAGTATATAA
- the dxr gene encoding 1-deoxy-D-xylulose-5-phosphate reductoisomerase, which translates to MIKLAVLGSTGSVGTQTLEVAEKFPEEIEVKALLARRASDTLLLQTRKFKPELVVTYEEPSKDWLSSLPKGTQHMLGDEGLHAAVALSDRVMNAVSGVNGIKPAHVVLKSGKLLLASNKESIICLGELVKENRERVIPVDSEHNALFQLLRDIDVKDIRFVYLTASGGPFKDWSLEEMSKATKEQALRHPRWNMGAKITIDSATLMNKGFELLEAMNLFCLDMDRIKVVIHPQSVVHGVVELKDGSFFMHASQTDMKIPIMHALFYPERKTYPFERKPLPELSPVSFEEVDTDKFRALYLARWAGEMGGVYIPVLLGADEEAVELFLEGRIGFLKIVEIIEKTLSEVNISDPRSIDEILAAVEWGRAKVRDIYEREYAGVV; encoded by the coding sequence ATGATAAAACTTGCTGTTCTTGGCTCTACGGGTTCGGTGGGAACTCAGACCCTTGAGGTGGCTGAGAAGTTCCCCGAAGAAATAGAGGTTAAAGCCCTCCTTGCGCGCAGGGCATCGGATACACTTCTCCTACAAACGAGAAAGTTCAAGCCGGAGCTTGTTGTTACTTATGAAGAGCCTTCTAAAGATTGGCTTTCTTCCCTTCCAAAGGGTACACAGCACATGCTTGGCGATGAGGGGCTCCATGCAGCTGTTGCTCTGTCCGACAGGGTGATGAACGCTGTGTCAGGTGTTAACGGTATAAAACCTGCCCATGTGGTTCTCAAGAGTGGGAAGCTGCTTCTTGCCTCCAACAAGGAATCCATAATATGCTTAGGAGAGCTCGTAAAGGAGAATAGGGAAAGGGTTATACCCGTTGATAGTGAACACAACGCTCTGTTTCAGCTCCTCAGAGACATTGACGTAAAGGACATACGGTTCGTTTACCTTACCGCCTCTGGCGGTCCTTTCAAGGACTGGAGTCTGGAGGAGATGAGTAAGGCTACGAAAGAGCAGGCTCTCAGACATCCAAGGTGGAACATGGGGGCTAAGATAACTATTGACTCAGCCACGTTGATGAACAAGGGTTTTGAGCTCCTTGAAGCCATGAATCTGTTCTGCCTTGATATGGATAGGATAAAGGTTGTGATACACCCCCAGAGTGTAGTTCATGGTGTGGTTGAGCTAAAAGACGGCTCTTTCTTTATGCATGCATCTCAGACTGATATGAAGATACCTATAATGCATGCCCTTTTCTATCCGGAACGTAAAACTTACCCCTTTGAGAGGAAACCCCTACCTGAGCTTTCCCCGGTCAGCTTTGAGGAGGTTGATACGGACAAGTTTAGAGCCCTTTACCTTGCAAGGTGGGCTGGGGAGATGGGTGGCGTTTACATTCCTGTGCTTCTGGGCGCTGACGAAGAGGCTGTGGAGCTCTTCCTGGAGGGAAGGATAGGGTTTCTGAAGATAGTGGAAATCATAGAGAAGACTCTTTCTGAGGTGAACATATCAGACCCGAGGAGTATTGATGAGATACTTGCGGCTGTTGAGTGGGGAAGAGCTAAAGTCAGGGATATTTACGAGAGAGAGTATGCAGGAGTAGTATAG
- the dnaN gene encoding DNA polymerase III subunit beta — translation MKLQIDREEFEEALKKAKEATEKKSALPILTNFLLTAEKDRLVIKATDLENYLILSVKADIEEEGSVCVSSRSLSDIVRNLGSAILYIQTDGDKLVITGGRSKFKLPTVPPEDFPEFPEVIEGEETLSGNLILKGIAKTEYAIAKEEARISLQGMYMRGHDNRIHFVGSDGHRLALFEPEGSFSYELLIPRKSLKVVQRLLTGIEDVRVAKNEDGSFAYLTSEDWKLIIRLLEGEYPDYLAVIPSEFSAEVLLDVDETKKALKRLSGLTEGRIFPVKITLSDNLAVLEFMDPEFGEGREEIDIDYVGEPFEIGFNGKYILEALEVLDSEKAWFKFTTPDTAALLESDDYEKDPYRCIIMPMRV, via the coding sequence ATGAAACTTCAGATTGACAGGGAGGAATTTGAAGAAGCACTTAAGAAGGCTAAGGAAGCTACGGAGAAAAAATCAGCCCTTCCAATTCTTACTAACTTTTTACTAACTGCCGAAAAAGACAGACTCGTTATAAAAGCCACTGACCTTGAAAACTACCTGATACTGAGTGTAAAGGCTGACATTGAGGAAGAAGGTTCTGTATGTGTAAGCTCAAGGAGTCTATCGGATATAGTTAGAAATCTGGGCTCCGCCATTCTCTATATACAGACCGATGGTGACAAGCTCGTTATAACCGGAGGCAGGAGCAAGTTTAAACTTCCCACGGTTCCTCCTGAGGATTTCCCAGAGTTTCCTGAGGTTATTGAAGGCGAAGAGACGCTCAGCGGAAACCTTATACTCAAAGGCATAGCAAAGACTGAATACGCAATAGCCAAGGAGGAGGCGAGGATTTCTCTGCAGGGTATGTACATGAGGGGACACGATAACAGAATTCACTTTGTAGGATCAGATGGACACAGGCTCGCCCTTTTTGAGCCAGAAGGCTCCTTCTCGTACGAGCTTCTTATTCCCAGAAAGAGTCTGAAGGTAGTTCAGAGGTTGTTAACGGGTATAGAGGACGTTAGGGTTGCTAAGAACGAGGACGGCAGCTTTGCTTACCTCACCAGTGAGGACTGGAAATTGATAATAAGACTCCTTGAAGGGGAGTACCCCGACTATTTGGCTGTGATCCCCTCCGAGTTTTCCGCAGAGGTGCTTCTTGATGTGGACGAGACAAAGAAAGCGTTGAAGAGATTATCAGGACTAACGGAGGGAAGGATTTTTCCTGTAAAGATAACTTTGAGCGACAACCTTGCCGTACTTGAGTTTATGGACCCTGAGTTTGGAGAGGGCAGGGAAGAGATAGATATTGACTACGTGGGTGAACCCTTTGAGATAGGCTTCAACGGCAAGTATATCCTTGAAGCCCTTGAAGTTCTGGACTCAGAGAAAGCATGGTTTAAGTTCACAACTCCGGACACCGCCGCCCTCCTGGAGTCAGACGATTATGAAAAAGACCCGTACAGATGTATAATTATGCCGATGCGCGTTTAA
- the gspD gene encoding type II secretion system secretin GspD, which translates to MKRAFLILLFALGVALAQTGDSLESLAQEAKKKGEVVLNFQEVDVGELALFMGKLIGKNVVVDPAVRGKVTLVFSKPLKLKEAWDVFTSTLFMQGFGVIEGEKTVKVLPVNEAVTVAQLKSKPAEGELATLVFSLRYADAQDAMNAIRPFLSPFARVSVHNPSNSLLIADVGENIEKAQKILSSIDKSDIEGEVRVYRLKHLSVKDAVRIISPLSSVFNKKFGTPLVVSSSEDANALVIFAPKGAHESIKGVIAEIDTEEVVSEVRSFYIIPLQFISAEELSESLQSLLSGGAVRATTQRTYPRPQPLQQQQTGKEGRNEGKNRVPSHQPTPQESQPIPFITTEEGMKIGFDRGTNSAILYGTRTEYESLKKLISSLDIRRKQVLIAATVVEASTSSLLDIGIKWQVLGKHGGASFRGSSLTDIYSSFLSGNFLMGVFSDVGKTVTIGDTSLFFPDLVLLFSLIETGSGFNIVSNPKVLTLDNQPAVIKVGQVVPYAEGLKFDINGQPIITYDYKEVGLELDVTPRISGENLRLTINLSLQEIIDFVTNQIGATSYTVPVTSNRQVNSDVVIENGQTVILGGLVSTKTLKSMEGVPGLWKVPILGRLFRRDVKQNDKTTLFIFITPYVVSSPEELSKITEEHRKLSEEIEKMLEEKKKEKEKEEDEEDYYF; encoded by the coding sequence ATGAAGAGAGCATTTTTAATTCTGCTTTTTGCTCTTGGGGTAGCGCTTGCTCAAACGGGAGACAGCCTGGAAAGTCTTGCTCAGGAAGCTAAGAAGAAGGGTGAAGTAGTTCTGAACTTCCAGGAAGTGGACGTGGGGGAGCTTGCCCTTTTCATGGGAAAGCTTATTGGCAAGAACGTTGTTGTTGACCCTGCTGTCAGGGGAAAGGTTACCCTTGTATTCTCAAAACCTTTAAAGTTAAAAGAGGCTTGGGACGTTTTCACTTCTACCCTGTTTATGCAGGGTTTTGGTGTTATAGAAGGGGAAAAAACCGTAAAGGTACTTCCGGTAAACGAGGCTGTGACGGTCGCCCAGCTGAAAAGTAAACCTGCAGAGGGGGAGCTTGCTACCCTTGTTTTTAGCCTTAGGTACGCTGACGCCCAGGATGCTATGAACGCAATAAGACCTTTTCTGTCTCCCTTCGCAAGGGTGTCTGTTCATAACCCCTCTAACTCTCTCTTGATTGCAGATGTGGGAGAAAACATAGAAAAGGCTCAGAAGATACTCTCAAGCATAGATAAAAGCGATATAGAAGGTGAGGTTAGGGTTTATAGGCTAAAACACCTTTCTGTGAAGGATGCGGTAAGGATCATATCTCCGTTAAGCAGCGTATTTAACAAGAAATTTGGCACCCCCTTAGTCGTTTCCTCAAGCGAGGATGCTAACGCTCTGGTTATCTTTGCTCCAAAAGGTGCCCATGAATCTATAAAGGGTGTCATAGCTGAAATAGATACAGAAGAAGTTGTATCTGAGGTAAGGAGCTTTTACATAATACCCCTCCAGTTTATATCAGCTGAGGAACTCTCGGAGAGTCTTCAGAGTCTGTTAAGTGGTGGGGCTGTTAGAGCAACAACCCAGAGAACGTATCCAAGACCCCAGCCCCTTCAACAGCAGCAAACCGGGAAAGAAGGTAGAAATGAAGGTAAAAATAGGGTTCCAAGCCATCAGCCTACACCTCAGGAGTCCCAACCGATTCCTTTTATAACCACAGAAGAAGGTATGAAAATAGGTTTTGACAGGGGTACAAACTCCGCGATACTTTACGGAACCAGAACTGAGTACGAGAGCCTGAAGAAGCTCATATCTAGCCTGGATATAAGAAGAAAACAGGTTCTGATAGCTGCGACGGTGGTTGAGGCTTCCACAAGCAGCCTTCTTGACATAGGGATTAAGTGGCAGGTTCTCGGCAAGCATGGTGGAGCTAGCTTTAGGGGTAGCTCTCTGACGGACATATACAGTTCTTTTCTCTCGGGGAACTTCCTCATGGGTGTTTTCTCGGATGTAGGTAAAACAGTTACGATAGGTGATACAAGCCTGTTCTTTCCAGACCTTGTCCTTCTGTTTTCCTTGATAGAGACGGGTTCGGGTTTTAACATAGTTTCAAATCCCAAGGTTCTTACCCTTGACAACCAACCGGCAGTTATAAAGGTCGGACAGGTCGTTCCCTATGCGGAGGGTTTGAAGTTTGACATAAACGGGCAACCTATAATCACCTATGACTATAAGGAGGTAGGGCTTGAGCTGGACGTTACTCCAAGGATATCCGGAGAGAATTTGAGACTTACGATAAACCTGTCCCTCCAAGAGATAATAGATTTCGTTACAAATCAGATAGGGGCTACGAGCTACACCGTCCCGGTAACCTCTAACAGACAGGTTAACTCAGATGTGGTTATAGAGAACGGTCAGACGGTTATACTGGGAGGGCTCGTCAGCACAAAAACTTTAAAGAGCATGGAAGGTGTCCCCGGACTCTGGAAGGTTCCTATACTGGGGAGGCTCTTCAGAAGGGACGTAAAGCAGAATGACAAGACCACCCTTTTCATCTTCATAACCCCCTACGTTGTTTCCTCTCCAGAGGAACTATCTAAGATAACGGAAGAGCACAGAAAGCTCTCAGAGGAAATAGAGAAGATGCTGGAAGAGAAGAAAAAGGAAAAAGAAAAGGAGGAAGATGAAGAAGACTACTATTTTTAA